The following coding sequences are from one Desulfosporosinus orientis DSM 765 window:
- a CDS encoding response regulator: MKNKTILVVDDDKNSCKLLNLYLSDIGFKLLICHDGSSVLSILKQEEVDLVLLDLMLPVINGWEVCKIIRRTSSIPIIMLTARDMLEDKFKALILEPMITLLNLLNRKKLSPASRPA, encoded by the coding sequence ATGAAGAACAAAACTATTTTGGTCGTTGATGATGACAAAAATAGTTGCAAGCTTCTCAATCTATATCTATCTGACATCGGCTTTAAACTCCTGATTTGTCATGATGGAAGCTCTGTACTAAGCATTCTAAAACAGGAAGAAGTCGACCTAGTCTTACTCGACCTCATGTTACCAGTCATAAATGGTTGGGAAGTATGCAAGATCATTAGGCGTACAAGTTCAATACCCATTATTATGCTGACAGCCCGGGATATGCTGGAGGATAAATTCAAGGCTTTGATATTGGAGCCGATGATTACATTGTTAAACCTTTTGAACCGAAAGAAGTTATCGCCCGCATCAAGGCCCGCTTAA
- a CDS encoding metal-dependent transcriptional regulator has product MLTPSLEDYLEEIYRFSLTLDTVRVTDISKKLKVALPSVTKALYRLRDESYINYERYGEIQLTDQGKEFGYYLVTRNKILQDFLALIRSKCNFAAEAEAMEHYLSTATIDAIKTLVEFMNDNPSWLQSYNNYIITKEL; this is encoded by the coding sequence ATGTTAACACCTAGCTTAGAAGATTATTTAGAAGAAATATATCGTTTTTCCTTAACTCTTGATACTGTTCGAGTCACAGACATCAGCAAAAAGCTAAAGGTAGCCTTGCCATCAGTAACTAAGGCCCTTTATCGATTGAGAGATGAAAGCTACATAAATTATGAACGTTATGGTGAAATCCAGCTTACAGATCAAGGCAAGGAATTTGGATATTATCTTGTAACCAGGAACAAAATTTTACAGGATTTCCTCGCCCTTATAAGGAGCAAATGCAACTTTGCAGCAGAGGCGGAGGCTATGGAACATTACCTTTCAACGGCGACAATCGATGCCATCAAAACACTGGTTGAATTTATGAATGACAACCCATCCTGGCTTCAATCCTATAACAATTACATTATCACAAAAGAGTTATAA
- a CDS encoding FeoA family protein: MTRKSVPLSTLKLGETSNVVHLEVKGLLRRRILDLGIVPGTVLTCIGKAPAGDPIAYLVRDTVIALRSEDAKLIAVNKVV; this comes from the coding sequence ATGACAAGAAAGTCCGTGCCATTATCAACACTAAAACTTGGCGAAACATCCAATGTTGTTCATTTAGAAGTAAAAGGGTTACTTCGCCGCCGAATTCTTGACCTAGGTATAGTCCCGGGGACGGTTCTCACCTGTATCGGCAAAGCACCTGCCGGAGACCCCATTGCCTACTTAGTTCGCGATACGGTCATCGCCTTGCGCAGTGAAGACGCAAAACTAATCGCAGTTAATAAAGTTGTATAA
- a CDS encoding precorrin-6A/cobalt-precorrin-6A reductase, whose protein sequence is MIILLGETAAAREISACLRSRKLELVRMQTWSERTCLHSPNLIIDASPPSSSLKFAPLRNWCEQRNIPYLRLERPETIIPDNPLIYPVVNWEDALLQLEQRVCTLSQEKGRLITIFVTTGSHQLETIVQSSFARLARLVIRVLPEGRLVQKCQDMGISPRDIVAMQGQFSKEVNRVLFKFYGADILFTRDSGLAGGTDTKISAALELGLEIVLIKRNTICQGLTVNSVKELLDWVDANA, encoded by the coding sequence ATGATTATACTTTTAGGAGAAACAGCTGCAGCCCGTGAGATTAGTGCATGTCTCAGGAGCAGAAAACTTGAGCTGGTAAGAATGCAAACCTGGAGTGAGAGAACATGTTTACATTCGCCGAACTTAATTATCGATGCTAGCCCTCCTTCAAGCAGTTTGAAGTTTGCGCCCTTGCGAAATTGGTGTGAGCAGCGGAATATTCCTTATCTTAGGTTAGAAAGACCTGAGACCATAATTCCTGACAACCCCTTAATATATCCTGTTGTTAACTGGGAGGATGCTTTACTTCAATTAGAACAACGGGTTTGTACATTATCTCAAGAAAAAGGACGCCTGATTACGATTTTTGTCACAACGGGCAGCCATCAATTAGAGACCATAGTTCAAAGTTCATTTGCCCGTTTAGCTCGTTTGGTTATTCGAGTTCTGCCGGAAGGGCGCCTAGTGCAAAAATGCCAGGACATGGGCATTTCTCCTAGGGATATTGTAGCCATGCAAGGTCAGTTTTCTAAAGAGGTTAACAGAGTGCTATTTAAATTTTATGGTGCAGACATCCTATTCACCCGTGACAGCGGTTTGGCAGGAGGCACGGATACCAAAATATCCGCCGCCTTAGAATTAGGATTAGAGATTGTTCTTATAAAAAGAAACACGATTTGCCAAGGGCTAACGGTTAATAGTGTCAAAGAGTTGCTCGATTGGGTTGATGCCAATGCATAA
- a CDS encoding energy-coupling factor ABC transporter ATP-binding protein, giving the protein MSETILEAVDLEYSYPDGTNALRKVNLQVRKGEKLAILGSNGAGKSTLFMHFNGIYCPSSGTVKFQGQGISYKKKALIELRKKVGIVFQDPDSQLFSASVWQDVSFGPLNLGLSDEEVAERVKQALADTETSDLEDKPTHLLSYGQKKRVSIAGVLAMEPEIIIFDEPTAGMDPRHAHEFMQLLDKLSCEGKTIVLSTHDVDLAYSWSDKLAIMYRGEVIAQGLPDEVLVQPDIVERADLTIPWLIETHRELVKKGWLSPSTPLPKTKEDLFLNIPAKRDQQSA; this is encoded by the coding sequence ATGTCAGAGACCATACTTGAAGCAGTTGATTTAGAGTATTCCTATCCGGATGGTACAAATGCTTTGCGCAAAGTCAACCTACAAGTCCGTAAAGGCGAAAAATTAGCCATTCTAGGTTCGAACGGAGCTGGAAAATCGACGTTATTTATGCATTTTAACGGAATTTATTGTCCAAGCTCAGGGACTGTAAAATTTCAAGGACAGGGAATTTCTTATAAGAAAAAGGCCCTGATTGAGTTGCGTAAGAAAGTGGGTATTGTTTTTCAAGATCCGGATAGTCAGTTGTTTTCGGCAAGTGTATGGCAGGACGTCTCATTTGGCCCACTTAATCTGGGGCTTTCTGACGAAGAAGTAGCAGAACGAGTTAAACAGGCCTTGGCAGATACCGAAACCTCGGACCTGGAGGATAAGCCTACGCACTTGTTGAGCTATGGACAGAAAAAAAGGGTTTCCATTGCTGGGGTATTAGCCATGGAACCCGAAATTATTATTTTTGACGAGCCTACCGCCGGGATGGATCCACGCCACGCCCATGAGTTTATGCAGCTCCTGGATAAGCTGAGCTGCGAAGGAAAAACCATTGTCTTATCAACTCATGATGTGGATTTAGCTTATAGTTGGTCAGACAAATTAGCAATCATGTACCGGGGTGAGGTTATCGCTCAAGGCTTGCCCGATGAAGTATTAGTTCAACCAGATATTGTGGAACGAGCGGACTTAACCATTCCATGGCTGATTGAAACTCATCGTGAGCTGGTGAAGAAAGGATGGCTTTCTCCTTCGACACCACTTCCTAAGACGAAAGAAGATTTATTTTTGAACATACCGGCTAAGCGCGATCAGCAAAGTGCTTAG
- the cbiQ gene encoding cobalt ECF transporter T component CbiQ, which translates to MNDIDTYAYHNNLITVHPGEKAFFAMITMVVCLTSQTTMLTPLIILAIMAGGIVIKAGIPTRVLFKLLAIPLSFLLISVLTIAFSISKDPLGFWLAYSMKGLTIGIRYPDLITAVNLFLRSIGAVSCLYFLALTTPLTELISILHCLKVPFIITELMVLIYRFIFVFLETATTIRRAQVSRSGYVTMKSSFRSMSRLFSALLGKVFIKSQELYDSMSARGYTGEIKVLNKKRPVNLRNYGIIIGLEIPLILLNLLWR; encoded by the coding sequence TTGAACGATATAGACACATACGCCTATCACAACAATTTAATAACGGTTCATCCTGGGGAGAAAGCCTTTTTTGCCATGATTACCATGGTTGTATGCCTTACCTCGCAAACCACTATGCTGACTCCTTTAATAATCCTGGCAATAATGGCAGGTGGGATTGTCATAAAAGCCGGCATTCCAACTAGAGTATTGTTCAAGCTTTTAGCAATCCCCCTCTCCTTTCTTTTAATCAGCGTATTGACCATAGCCTTTTCAATATCTAAAGATCCTTTGGGATTTTGGCTTGCGTATTCAATGAAGGGGCTGACCATAGGAATACGCTACCCGGATCTGATCACAGCTGTGAATCTTTTCCTCAGATCCATAGGGGCTGTTTCGTGTCTGTATTTTTTGGCCTTGACGACTCCCCTCACTGAGTTGATTTCAATTCTTCATTGCTTAAAAGTACCTTTTATTATAACCGAGTTAATGGTGCTTATTTATCGATTTATTTTTGTTTTCTTGGAAACGGCAACCACCATCCGTCGTGCTCAGGTTTCCCGTTCAGGATACGTAACAATGAAAAGTTCTTTTCGCTCAATGAGTAGGCTCTTTTCTGCACTTTTAGGGAAGGTTTTCATTAAGTCCCAAGAATTGTATGATTCAATGTCTGCCCGAGGCTATACGGGTGAGATTAAAGTCCTTAATAAGAAACGTCCGGTAAACCTTAGGAATTATGGTATAATAATTGGGCTGGAAATACCTTTAATCTTATTGAATTTACTTTGGAGGTAA
- a CDS encoding energy-coupling factor ABC transporter substrate-binding protein, with the protein MKLFTKNMIILVVVVVLAIVPLFIARGAEFGGADGQAEEAIMELNANYTPWFKALWEPPSGEIESLLFALQAAVGSGFVFYYIGYSKGKQVSNKREEA; encoded by the coding sequence ATGAAACTCTTTACTAAAAATATGATCATTTTAGTAGTTGTTGTAGTATTAGCGATCGTACCTTTATTTATTGCCCGGGGTGCCGAATTCGGTGGTGCTGACGGCCAGGCTGAAGAAGCGATCATGGAGCTCAATGCTAATTATACTCCTTGGTTTAAGGCCCTCTGGGAACCCCCCAGCGGTGAGATTGAATCCTTATTGTTTGCTTTGCAAGCTGCTGTCGGAAGTGGATTTGTATTTTATTATATAGGCTATTCCAAAGGAAAACAGGTTAGTAATAAGAGGGAAGAAGCTTGA
- a CDS encoding energy-coupling factor ABC transporter permease, with protein sequence MRLLKTKNIGLLLIYVMSVYMVFPDSVYAMHIMEGFLPFNWAAFWWVAMIPFVIAGVISIKKTVTLHPNLKMLLGMAGAFAFVLSALKIPSVTGSCSHPTGVGLGAILFGPVAMTVLGMIVLIFQALLLAHGGITTLGANTFSMGIVGPFVSYGIYRVLKKLGAPQWLSIFVAATLGDLMTYVTTSIQLGLAFPAASGGVAAAVAKFMGIFAVTQVPLAISEGLLTVMVFNILMAYSQKELQVLGAFTGKALSSIKREVKA encoded by the coding sequence ATGAGGCTGTTAAAGACTAAAAATATTGGTTTATTACTCATTTACGTTATGTCTGTTTATATGGTTTTTCCGGATAGCGTTTATGCAATGCATATTATGGAGGGCTTCTTACCCTTTAACTGGGCCGCATTTTGGTGGGTCGCGATGATTCCCTTTGTCATAGCCGGAGTGATTTCTATTAAGAAGACCGTTACCCTTCATCCTAATTTGAAGATGCTGCTTGGTATGGCAGGGGCTTTTGCCTTTGTCTTGTCAGCTTTAAAAATACCTTCCGTAACCGGAAGTTGTTCCCATCCTACGGGGGTTGGTTTAGGCGCGATTTTGTTTGGACCTGTTGCTATGACTGTTTTAGGTATGATTGTCTTAATCTTTCAGGCACTGCTGTTAGCTCATGGAGGAATTACAACTTTAGGTGCAAACACCTTTTCTATGGGGATTGTCGGTCCTTTCGTATCCTATGGTATTTACAGAGTGTTAAAGAAATTGGGTGCTCCTCAATGGCTGTCGATTTTTGTGGCGGCAACCTTGGGTGATCTAATGACTTATGTAACAACCTCAATCCAGTTAGGCTTAGCATTTCCGGCGGCATCAGGAGGAGTAGCCGCAGCTGTCGCTAAATTTATGGGCATTTTTGCCGTCACTCAGGTTCCTTTAGCCATTAGTGAAGGTCTGCTTACGGTTATGGTATTCAATATCCTCATGGCTTATAGTCAAAAAGAGCTGCAGGTTTTAGGTGCTTTTACCGGCAAAGCATTATCGTCTATTAAACGGGAGGTTAAAGCATGA
- a CDS encoding ribonuclease J, with translation MAKEHKLQIIPLGGLGEIGKNMTVIRYDNQMVLIDAGLAFPDDDMLGIDIVIPDYSYLIEHKEMLLGILLTHGHEDHIGALPYLLRDLEVPVFGTRLTLGIIQSKMKENNLSSIQATVVQPRDVIKLGVFRIEFIRVNHSIPDSVAIAIHSPLGTIVATGDFKLDHTPVSGEILDIHKFSELGDKGVLCLLSDSTNVERAGFTPSESHVGEMIDEAFRNAKDRVILASFASNVYRLQQAITSAVNTNRKVAVVGRSMVNIVGIAEELGYLDIPEGTLIDIDEIIGLPGNQACILTTGSQGEPMSALTRMANHDHRHVAIQPGDTVIISASPIPGNEKSVAKTVDQLFKLGANVIYESAEGMHVSGHASQEEQKLMLSMVRPQYFMPVHGEYRMLIKHAQLAEQLGVPRENIFITENGGVVEFTRHGAALGGKVMSGKVLIDGLGIGDVGNIVLRDRKQLSQDGILIVVMTISRTSGAIVAGPDVVTRGFVYVRESESMLDEAKQKVRQTMARCRENRVTEWAVFKNQIREALSKHFYEKTRRRPVILPIIQEVE, from the coding sequence TTGGCAAAAGAACACAAATTACAAATTATCCCTTTAGGGGGACTTGGAGAAATCGGGAAAAACATGACCGTCATTCGTTACGATAACCAAATGGTACTTATCGATGCGGGACTTGCTTTTCCCGATGATGACATGCTTGGGATTGATATTGTCATCCCGGACTACAGCTATTTGATTGAACACAAAGAAATGCTTTTAGGTATATTGCTCACCCATGGACATGAAGATCATATCGGGGCATTGCCTTATTTATTGAGAGATCTGGAAGTACCGGTATTTGGGACGCGTTTGACCTTAGGAATTATTCAGTCCAAAATGAAAGAAAATAATTTGAGCAGTATTCAAGCGACGGTTGTACAGCCACGAGATGTTATAAAATTAGGAGTATTTCGCATTGAATTTATCCGTGTAAATCATAGTATTCCCGACTCCGTTGCGATAGCGATTCATTCCCCCCTGGGAACGATTGTCGCCACTGGGGACTTTAAATTAGACCACACCCCGGTTTCTGGAGAAATATTAGATATTCATAAATTTTCCGAACTGGGGGACAAAGGAGTATTATGCTTACTATCAGATAGTACGAATGTAGAAAGAGCTGGTTTTACCCCCTCAGAAAGTCATGTTGGAGAAATGATTGACGAAGCATTTCGCAATGCAAAAGATCGTGTCATTTTAGCAAGCTTTGCGTCAAACGTATACCGGCTACAACAAGCGATCACTTCCGCAGTAAATACTAATCGCAAGGTAGCTGTAGTGGGACGAAGTATGGTCAATATTGTGGGAATTGCAGAAGAACTGGGATATCTGGATATTCCGGAAGGAACCTTAATCGATATCGACGAAATAATCGGCTTACCCGGAAACCAAGCTTGCATCTTAACTACAGGCAGTCAAGGGGAACCTATGTCAGCATTAACCCGAATGGCCAATCACGATCATCGTCATGTGGCTATCCAGCCCGGTGATACTGTGATTATTTCTGCCAGCCCGATTCCTGGTAATGAAAAATCCGTTGCCAAGACAGTGGATCAGTTATTTAAGCTGGGGGCAAATGTGATTTATGAATCGGCAGAAGGGATGCATGTATCCGGTCACGCTAGTCAAGAGGAACAAAAGTTAATGTTAAGTATGGTTCGCCCACAGTATTTTATGCCTGTCCACGGTGAATATCGGATGCTTATTAAACATGCACAGTTGGCCGAGCAGCTTGGTGTCCCCAGGGAGAATATATTTATCACTGAAAATGGCGGGGTTGTTGAGTTTACCCGTCATGGTGCAGCTTTAGGCGGAAAGGTTATGTCAGGTAAAGTCTTAATTGATGGGCTGGGTATCGGAGATGTTGGAAATATTGTTCTGCGGGATCGCAAGCAACTTTCTCAAGATGGGATATTAATCGTTGTCATGACGATAAGCCGTACCAGCGGCGCTATTGTGGCCGGGCCGGATGTAGTTACTCGAGGGTTTGTATACGTTCGTGAATCGGAGTCCATGTTAGATGAAGCTAAACAAAAGGTCAGACAAACGATGGCACGCTGCCGTGAGAATCGCGTTACGGAATGGGCCGTGTTTAAGAATCAAATACGAGAAGCTTTAAGTAAGCATTTTTATGAGAAGACACGTCGAAGACCTGTGATATTGCCGATTATTCAGGAGGTTGAGTGA
- a CDS encoding DUF1540 domain-containing protein yields MTNVVCNATKCQHNEEGHCQLETLSVTSSLMDREAECAFYEPSDK; encoded by the coding sequence ATGACCAATGTAGTTTGTAATGCAACTAAATGTCAACATAATGAGGAAGGACACTGTCAGCTTGAAACATTAAGTGTCACATCAAGCTTAATGGATCGTGAAGCAGAGTGTGCTTTTTATGAACCTAGCGATAAATGA
- the dapA gene encoding 4-hydroxy-tetrahydrodipicolinate synthase, with amino-acid sequence MSFGRILTAMVTPMNEKSDVDYQEAIRLAHYLIDHGSDGVVVCGTTGESPTVTDEEKIELFKVVKKALGTKGTVIAGIGSNSTNSSIALARKAAATGVDGLMAVVPYYNKPSQEGMFQHFKVIAEAVPLPLMLYNVPGRTSANLLPETVKRLADISNIVALKEACGSVDQVSELKRILPSDFEVYSGDDSMTLPMLALGCSGIVSVAAHIVGDEMKAMVDAWFAGDTAQAAKWHLELFPIFKGIFVTSNPVPIKAMLNMMGINAGEVRLPLVKATTEEIKFLEKLMQGVKKLNNVTQTPAVSELKVASEKLSHPIV; translated from the coding sequence ATGTCATTTGGTAGGATTTTAACGGCTATGGTTACTCCTATGAATGAAAAATCGGACGTGGATTATCAAGAAGCTATACGTTTAGCCCATTATTTGATCGACCACGGGTCAGATGGAGTAGTAGTTTGTGGTACTACCGGAGAATCTCCTACTGTAACCGATGAGGAAAAGATTGAGCTTTTCAAAGTAGTGAAAAAAGCTTTGGGGACCAAAGGGACAGTCATTGCAGGAATCGGTTCAAATTCTACTAACTCAAGTATCGCATTAGCCCGCAAGGCAGCTGCAACTGGTGTGGATGGCTTAATGGCGGTAGTTCCCTATTATAATAAACCATCTCAGGAAGGGATGTTCCAACATTTTAAAGTGATCGCAGAAGCTGTGCCCTTACCATTAATGCTTTATAATGTTCCGGGCAGAACCTCAGCAAATTTGTTGCCTGAAACTGTCAAACGATTGGCCGATATTTCAAACATAGTTGCCTTAAAAGAGGCTTGTGGTTCAGTGGATCAAGTCAGTGAATTAAAGAGAATCCTTCCTTCGGACTTCGAGGTTTACAGTGGCGATGATTCTATGACCTTGCCGATGTTAGCCTTGGGATGCAGCGGAATTGTCAGTGTAGCCGCTCATATTGTCGGAGATGAGATGAAAGCTATGGTGGATGCTTGGTTTGCTGGGGATACTGCTCAGGCGGCCAAATGGCATCTTGAACTTTTCCCGATCTTCAAGGGTATATTTGTAACCTCAAACCCGGTGCCCATTAAAGCCATGCTGAACATGATGGGTATCAACGCCGGGGAAGTTCGGCTCCCCTTAGTGAAGGCAACGACTGAGGAGATTAAATTCCTGGAAAAACTTATGCAGGGTGTTAAAAAATTAAATAATGTAACTCAGACACCAGCAGTCTCAGAATTAAAAGTGGCATCTGAAAAGTTAAGTCATCCCATAGTGTAA
- the dapG gene encoding aspartate kinase produces MQIIVQKFGGTSLATEERRAQVAAKVLEAVQEGYSPVVVVSAIGRSGDPYATDTFLNMVKGIYSDLPKRELDLLMSCGEVISGTVLVSTLSKLGMKAVLMTGGQAGIITNNDFGDARIVRVEPAEILGQLAEGNVVVVTGFQGVTESGQVTTLGRGGSDTTASALGVALEAEAIDIYTDVEGIMTADPRIVENARILDTVTYNEICNLAYQGAKVIHPRAVEIAMQRNIPLRIKSTFSEAPGTLVTNIHPNREVGTDITFDRIIAGIAHTANVTQLKILTADESNKHLTDKRIFKAMALADISVDFISVQPEAVLYTVSNDIAAKAVEILENMDFKPEIVPSCAKVSIVGAGIAGVPGVMADMVEALSDAGVTILQSADSHTTIWVLVHQTDMVTAIQALHKKFKLDI; encoded by the coding sequence TTGCAGATTATAGTACAGAAGTTTGGCGGAACCTCCCTTGCCACAGAAGAGCGGCGAGCTCAGGTGGCTGCAAAGGTTTTAGAAGCAGTTCAAGAGGGATATTCTCCAGTTGTTGTCGTTTCGGCTATTGGACGCTCTGGGGACCCATATGCGACAGATACTTTTTTAAACATGGTTAAAGGGATTTATTCGGACCTTCCTAAGCGGGAGTTAGATCTGCTCATGAGCTGCGGAGAGGTTATTTCCGGGACTGTTCTGGTAAGTACATTAAGTAAGTTGGGTATGAAAGCAGTTCTTATGACAGGTGGGCAGGCAGGAATCATTACCAATAATGACTTCGGTGATGCAAGAATTGTACGTGTGGAGCCTGCCGAGATACTGGGGCAGCTGGCAGAAGGAAATGTGGTTGTTGTTACAGGATTCCAGGGAGTAACAGAGAGCGGTCAGGTTACAACTCTTGGGCGGGGAGGAAGTGATACAACAGCTTCAGCTCTGGGTGTTGCCCTGGAGGCAGAAGCCATCGATATTTATACAGATGTCGAAGGAATCATGACTGCTGATCCCAGAATTGTGGAAAATGCGCGGATCTTAGATACTGTCACTTATAATGAAATATGTAACCTGGCTTATCAGGGAGCTAAAGTAATACATCCTCGGGCTGTGGAAATTGCTATGCAGCGAAATATTCCTCTTAGGATTAAATCCACTTTTTCTGAAGCACCGGGGACGTTGGTGACAAACATACACCCCAATCGAGAAGTAGGAACAGATATCACTTTTGACCGGATTATTGCTGGAATCGCCCATACGGCAAATGTAACCCAACTGAAGATATTAACTGCTGATGAATCCAATAAACACCTTACAGATAAGCGTATTTTTAAAGCAATGGCTTTAGCAGATATAAGTGTTGATTTTATTAGTGTGCAGCCTGAAGCGGTTCTCTATACTGTTTCAAATGATATTGCAGCAAAAGCCGTGGAAATATTGGAAAATATGGATTTCAAACCAGAGATTGTGCCTAGCTGTGCTAAAGTATCCATCGTGGGAGCAGGAATTGCAGGCGTTCCCGGTGTTATGGCGGATATGGTTGAAGCTCTTTCAGATGCCGGCGTGACCATTCTGCAATCTGCCGACTCACATACAACAATTTGGGTTTTAGTACACCAGACTGACATGGTGACGGCGATTCAAGCTTTGCACAAGAAGTTTAAACTTGATATATAG
- a CDS encoding aspartate-semialdehyde dehydrogenase has product MSNVAIVGATGAVGQEFLKILSERKFPIKELRLLASKRSAGKRITWQGQELEVQETTHESFKGIDIALFAGGSASTEYARSAVESGSVVIDNSSAFRLDPEVPLVVPEVNPEDVKWHKGIIANPNCSTIIMVVALKPIFDLAGIRRIVVSTYQAVSGAGREGIEELEAQVKAWSQGEELVSGVFPHQIAFNLVPRIDVFQEGDYTKEEWKMVKETQKIFHVPDMAITATTVRVPVFRSHSESINVETEKAVSVSEIKEALSKAPGVVIIDDPSNDIYPMPWASSDKDEVFVGRLRKDFSIAQGFNMWVVGDQIRKGAATNAVQIAELLL; this is encoded by the coding sequence ATGTCTAACGTAGCAATAGTTGGGGCGACAGGCGCAGTAGGACAGGAATTCTTAAAAATTTTAAGTGAACGGAAGTTTCCCATCAAAGAATTAAGGTTGTTGGCCTCGAAACGTTCTGCAGGAAAACGGATAACCTGGCAAGGGCAAGAACTTGAAGTTCAAGAGACGACTCATGAGAGTTTTAAAGGCATAGATATTGCGCTTTTTGCCGGCGGATCAGCAAGTACTGAATATGCACGTTCTGCCGTAGAAAGTGGATCTGTGGTCATTGATAACAGCAGTGCTTTTCGCCTTGATCCGGAAGTGCCCCTGGTAGTTCCGGAAGTAAATCCAGAGGACGTAAAGTGGCATAAAGGGATAATTGCTAATCCTAATTGCTCAACAATTATTATGGTTGTTGCGCTGAAACCAATCTTTGATTTGGCAGGAATTCGTCGTATTGTCGTATCTACTTACCAAGCTGTTTCCGGAGCAGGGAGAGAAGGAATCGAAGAACTTGAAGCGCAAGTGAAGGCTTGGTCTCAGGGAGAAGAGCTGGTTTCCGGTGTTTTCCCTCATCAAATTGCCTTTAACCTGGTTCCCCGCATTGACGTCTTTCAAGAGGGGGATTATACCAAAGAAGAATGGAAGATGGTTAAGGAAACTCAGAAAATTTTCCATGTGCCTGATATGGCAATTACAGCAACAACCGTACGAGTGCCTGTTTTCCGAAGTCACTCTGAATCCATCAATGTAGAGACGGAAAAGGCAGTCAGCGTCTCAGAGATTAAAGAGGCTTTAAGCAAAGCTCCCGGCGTGGTCATTATTGATGATCCCAGTAACGACATATATCCTATGCCATGGGCTAGTTCTGACAAGGATGAAGTTTTTGTAGGTCGTTTGCGCAAAGACTTCTCCATTGCTCAGGGATTTAATATGTGGGTAGTAGGGGATCAGATTCGTAAAGGTGCAGCAACTAATGCTGTGCAAATTGCTGAACTTCTGCTCTAA
- a CDS encoding dipicolinate synthase subunit B gives MKFDGLKIGFAVTGSHCTINEVIQVMKRLIDEGAELTPIISYSVDSMDTRFGKAEDWKRQFKEITNKEIIHTIPGAEPIGPKQMFDCVVIAPCTGNTLAKLANGIIDTPALMAAKSHLRNQKPVVLAISTNDGLGLNARNIGTLLITKNVYLVPFGQDNPAVKANSLVAHMDKIPDTVLMACAGKQIQPVLVDYSGK, from the coding sequence ATGAAGTTTGATGGGTTGAAAATTGGGTTTGCGGTTACCGGATCACACTGTACAATCAATGAGGTTATTCAGGTTATGAAGCGGCTAATTGATGAAGGGGCAGAGCTGACGCCTATTATTTCATACTCTGTAGATAGTATGGATACTCGATTTGGAAAAGCAGAGGATTGGAAACGACAATTTAAAGAGATTACTAATAAAGAGATAATTCACACTATTCCGGGTGCTGAACCGATTGGGCCTAAGCAGATGTTTGACTGTGTGGTGATTGCTCCGTGTACCGGAAACACTCTAGCAAAGCTTGCTAACGGAATAATTGATACTCCGGCACTAATGGCTGCTAAATCGCATCTTCGCAATCAAAAGCCTGTAGTTTTGGCTATTTCAACCAACGATGGACTGGGACTAAATGCTCGCAATATTGGAACTTTGCTCATAACTAAAAATGTTTATTTGGTGCCTTTTGGGCAAGACAATCCTGCAGTTAAAGCGAATTCTTTAGTAGCACATATGGATAAAATCCCAGATACTGTTCTCATGGCTTGTGCCGGAAAACAAATTCAACCAGTTCTAGTGGATTATTCGGGAAAATAA